In a single window of the Euleptes europaea isolate rEulEur1 chromosome 4, rEulEur1.hap1, whole genome shotgun sequence genome:
- the CCNO gene encoding LOW QUALITY PROTEIN: cyclin-O (The sequence of the model RefSeq protein was modified relative to this genomic sequence to represent the inferred CDS: deleted 1 base in 1 codon) has protein sequence MVTGGPAEALGRRRRGGGGGTPAKRRRAEAATPEERPEPQGGAQAGLQPRAPVKRSEPPPVGRAAGRPGSSSSPSPSSGGRGPPARPLERQVFRDYGRSWYRCRKALEGELHPLDPLARQPQVTAEARCKLISWLIPVHKHFGFSFESLCLAVNTLDRFLTTTPVAADCFQLLGVTTLFIACKQVEVHPPKVKQLLALCCDTFSRQQLCNLECIILNKLRFNLAAPTVNFFLEYFTYVRLEACEDYAWEASNAKALAKGVAELSLADYAFNKYVPSLLAVCCLGLADQMLHHQKPLDLHLSDYSEEVLQDCLDKLHLLVSLNEDSLPLVLPPEISEQCLHVDK, from the exons ATGGTGACCGGCGGCCCTGCTGAGGCGctgggccggcggcggcgg ggcggagggggggggacgcCGGCCAAGCGGCGGCGGGCCGAGGCGGCGACCCCCGAGGAGCGTCCCGAGCCCCAGGGCGGCGCCCAGGCCGGCCTCCAGCCCCGCGCGCCGGTCAAGAGGAGCGAGCCCCCCCCGGTGGGACGGGCGGCCGGCCGgcccggctcctcctcctccccctccccctcctccggcGGCCGCGGCCCGCCCGCGCGCCCGCTGGAGCGGCAGGTCTTCCGCGACTACGGGCGGAGCTGGTACCGCTGCCGGAAGGCGCTGGAGGGCGAGCTCCACCCGCTGGACCCGCTGGCCCGGCAGCCGCAA GTGACTGCAGAGGCCCGGTGCAAACTGATCAGCTGGCTAATACCAGTGCATAAACACTTTGGCTTCTCTTTTGAGTCCTTATGCCTGGCAGTAAACACTCTAGACCGCTTTCTCACCACAACCCCAGTGGCCGCTGACTGCTTCCAACTCCTAGGGGTCACCACCCTCTTCATTGCTTGCAAACAG GTAGAAGTGCACCCGCCGAAGGTGAAACAGCTCTTGGCTCTTTGTTGTGACACTTTCTCCCGCCAGCAGCTCTGTAACCTGGAGTGCATCATCCTGAACAAGCTCCGCTTCAACTTGGCAGCCCCCACCGTCAACTTCTTTTTGGAATATTTCACGTACGTGCGGCTGGAGGCTTGTGAGGATTATGCCTGGGAGGCCAGCAATGCCAAGGCCCTGGCCAAAGGTGTGGCTGAACTTAGCCTGGCTGACTATGCTTTTAACAAATACGTGCCTTCCTTGCTGGCCGTTTGCTGCTTGGGGCTGGCTGACCAGATGTTACACCACCAGAAACCACTGGACCTGCATTTAAGTGACTATTCGGAAGAGGTTTTACAGGACTGCCTGGACAAACTACATTTACTGGTATCTTTGAATGAAGACTCTTTGCCTCTTGTGTTGCCCCCTGAGATTTCAGAACAGTGTCTGCATGTGGATAAATGA